A part of Desulfotomaculum nigrificans DSM 574 genomic DNA contains:
- a CDS encoding DUF502 domain-containing protein, with product MKKLSIYFVKGLLVLLPLLGTFYILAFIYSKIAGIGNAILFPLVGRELPGIDFVFVVAAVCLVGLIANWWISKKILALIEDFIYKMPGVKNIYTTIKDALKSLVGDKKKFDTVVLVSLNDRAYRLGFLTVKEALFKDESGRELVGVYFPQTLQVAGDLYWVPKESVTVVDMPVDQALKLIISGGASGTEVKDRQSQWQVVKKKGKKLAL from the coding sequence ATGAAGAAACTATCCATTTACTTTGTCAAAGGATTACTGGTTCTGTTGCCACTGCTGGGTACCTTCTATATTCTGGCTTTTATATATTCAAAGATTGCCGGCATAGGTAACGCCATTTTGTTTCCCTTAGTGGGAAGGGAATTACCAGGTATCGATTTTGTATTTGTTGTTGCTGCTGTTTGTTTAGTCGGTTTAATTGCTAACTGGTGGATATCCAAAAAAATATTAGCCCTCATCGAAGATTTTATTTACAAGATGCCAGGGGTTAAAAATATTTACACCACCATTAAAGATGCGTTAAAGTCGCTGGTCGGGGATAAGAAGAAGTTTGACACGGTTGTTTTAGTCAGCCTTAATGATAGGGCTTACCGCTTGGGGTTTCTGACGGTTAAGGAAGCTCTCTTTAAGGATGAGAGTGGCAGAGAACTGGTGGGAGTTTATTTTCCTCAAACCTTACAAGTGGCCGGTGACTTGTACTGGGTACCTAAGGAATCGGTGACAGTTGTTGATATGCCGGTGGATCAAGCTCTGAAATTGATTATTTCCGGCGGGGCTTCCGGCACAGAGGTAAAGGACAGGCAGTCCCAGTGGCAAGTTGTTAAGAAAAAAGGCAAAAAATTAGCTTTATAA
- a CDS encoding HPP family protein produces MMVTLRDIMVPVEEYSVVQEDALVKHAIEVLKKSFYKDEHGGIVGHRSVLVINKKGELVGIVTLRNILKAVLTKFDLPDNYLWIYSVNASGGNMPVKSIMRSTRIAFVDVDDSIYKAIDLLLTKKVNSLPVIEKGKLVGIVRTIDIFGIIGMLL; encoded by the coding sequence ATGATGGTTACATTAAGAGACATAATGGTACCTGTTGAGGAATATTCTGTCGTCCAGGAAGATGCCTTGGTAAAACATGCCATTGAGGTATTAAAGAAGTCATTTTATAAGGATGAACACGGGGGAATTGTCGGCCACCGGTCTGTTTTAGTAATTAATAAAAAAGGTGAATTAGTGGGAATTGTGACCCTCCGAAATATATTAAAAGCTGTTTTAACCAAGTTTGACCTCCCGGATAATTACCTCTGGATTTATTCGGTAAATGCCTCGGGAGGCAACATGCCTGTGAAAAGTATTATGCGGTCCACCAGGATTGCTTTTGTTGATGTGGATGACTCTATTTATAAGGCCATTGATTTGTTGTTAACCAAAAAGGTAAACTCTCTGCCGGTCATTGAGAAGGGAAAACTGGTGGGGATAGTTCGCACTATTGATATTTTTGGTATTATCGGTATGCTTTTGTAA
- a CDS encoding ATP-binding protein → MISLKSGKIIQFFKGKSLTNQIVIIIAAIMLVPLVALVYDIFFASKTDQVIFLDKEQRLESLVKSTNDEFIKKLTDLDKGQMPITPTVLHSTFSQVVAPHVPANSGIRFGLYVPKSDKITVLGFLHNYRNLSPTEEAERERDIFEKTKTGLVATEMSKEPLFSIAGTSDDQVVEYILPVIYQGKVVAVMWAGERLNPFFTQSSYFRKALRYFILAILGVAIIGTLLTVRNLINGVERLKLGLEKMEKDIGQLLPEMPGELGQVAIAVNKMALSLAEKEKLEDQLRRSEHLIALGRLATGVAHELRNPIGIIKTLVEIMKEEYSQLSGIDEFTRAVEEQVDRQNMVIQELLDFGRPTKVASKECSVNDLLNGVLSFSAAVLRKQKIKVRLNLQPDLPSIFADVDKLKQVFVNLIINASEAMPNGGILEIKSYNVDNQLVVQFVDTGEGIPPEEQSRIFDPFYTTKPTGTGLGLSISYQNIKLHNGTIEVDSSPGQGTTFTIKLPIEQNTPKGGEVVDTARISD, encoded by the coding sequence ATGATTAGTCTGAAAAGCGGAAAAATAATCCAGTTTTTTAAAGGGAAAAGTTTAACAAACCAGATTGTGATAATCATTGCCGCCATTATGCTTGTTCCACTTGTCGCATTAGTTTATGACATTTTCTTTGCCTCTAAAACTGATCAGGTCATATTCTTAGATAAGGAACAAAGGCTGGAGTCTTTAGTGAAGAGCACTAACGATGAGTTTATCAAGAAACTCACCGACCTGGATAAGGGTCAAATGCCAATCACTCCAACAGTGCTACATAGCACCTTTTCCCAAGTGGTGGCCCCTCATGTGCCGGCCAACTCCGGTATTCGGTTTGGTCTCTACGTACCCAAGTCGGATAAAATCACTGTATTGGGCTTCCTCCACAACTATCGTAACCTTTCTCCCACCGAAGAAGCAGAACGGGAGCGAGATATTTTTGAAAAGACTAAAACCGGCCTGGTGGCCACTGAGATGAGTAAAGAGCCCCTTTTTAGCATAGCCGGCACCTCGGATGATCAGGTGGTGGAGTATATTTTACCGGTCATTTACCAAGGCAAGGTGGTTGCTGTCATGTGGGCCGGTGAAAGACTAAACCCCTTCTTTACCCAAAGCAGTTACTTCCGCAAGGCACTTCGTTATTTTATATTGGCCATTCTGGGCGTAGCCATCATTGGCACCCTGCTGACAGTGCGTAACCTGATAAATGGTGTGGAACGGTTAAAATTGGGCCTGGAAAAAATGGAAAAAGACATTGGCCAACTGCTGCCGGAAATGCCGGGAGAATTGGGCCAGGTGGCCATTGCCGTCAATAAAATGGCCCTGAGCCTGGCCGAAAAGGAAAAACTGGAGGACCAATTAAGGCGTTCTGAACATTTAATTGCCCTGGGTCGCCTGGCTACCGGCGTGGCCCATGAATTAAGAAACCCCATCGGTATCATTAAAACCCTGGTAGAAATAATGAAAGAGGAATACTCCCAATTAAGCGGAATAGATGAATTTACCAGGGCTGTGGAGGAACAGGTAGACCGGCAAAATATGGTTATTCAAGAGCTGCTGGATTTTGGCCGACCCACCAAAGTAGCCAGCAAAGAATGTTCCGTCAATGATCTGCTAAATGGCGTATTATCCTTCTCTGCCGCTGTATTAAGGAAACAAAAAATTAAAGTCCGGCTGAATTTACAACCGGATCTGCCTTCTATCTTTGCGGATGTCGATAAGCTCAAACAGGTTTTTGTTAATCTGATTATTAACGCCTCAGAGGCCATGCCCAACGGGGGGATATTAGAAATTAAAAGTTATAATGTAGATAACCAGCTGGTTGTTCAGTTCGTTGATACCGGTGAAGGCATCCCTCCGGAGGAACAGTCCCGTATTTTTGATCCTTTCTACACAACCAAACCCACCGGTACCGGCCTGGGCCTGTCCATCTCTTATCAAAATATAAAACTGCATAACGGTACTATAGAGGTAGATAGTTCTCCCGGTCAGGGTACTACCTTTACCATTAAGCTACCCATCGAGCAAAACACTCCCAAAGGGGGCGAAGTTGTTGATACCGCGCGTATTAGTGATTGA
- a CDS encoding M24 family metallopeptidase codes for MKVQEQRFMKAQGLLAARQLDAVVVTSPPNFFYFSGIWLDSNERLQAIVIPKTGTPKIIVHEMFREEVSGVKEFEQLFWSDGIPPIELLAKVLPAAGTVSVDNQWPSGNLISLMEVNKQLSYVHSTPILGALRLIKDDAEIKLLEESANYADQIMDRVIEFVKPGVTELEVAEEIKKLFRKEGINQLSFEPIVATGSNAAMPHHVPDDTVLREGDTVVIDMGGIKDYYCSDITRTIVLGEATPEIEKVYQVVQRAQEAAVKAIKPGLAMQDIDQVARGIITEAGYGEYFTHRTGHGLGIEVHEEPYLSPGNRQILKEGMVVSVEPGIYLPGKFGVRIEDIVVVTADGAERMNHYPRHLICKETTDARK; via the coding sequence CCAACTTGATGCGGTGGTGGTAACATCCCCCCCAAACTTTTTCTACTTTAGCGGAATCTGGTTGGATTCCAACGAAAGGCTGCAGGCCATTGTTATTCCCAAAACAGGCACACCGAAGATAATTGTTCATGAAATGTTTAGGGAAGAAGTTAGCGGGGTAAAAGAGTTTGAACAATTGTTTTGGTCAGATGGGATTCCTCCCATTGAACTACTGGCAAAGGTTCTACCGGCAGCAGGAACCGTCTCCGTTGATAATCAATGGCCCAGTGGAAATCTGATCAGTCTCATGGAGGTAAATAAACAGCTTTCCTACGTTCACAGCACTCCTATTCTTGGGGCTCTCAGATTAATCAAGGATGACGCAGAAATTAAATTGTTGGAAGAGTCCGCAAATTATGCTGACCAAATTATGGACAGAGTGATTGAATTTGTAAAACCAGGAGTAACTGAACTGGAAGTGGCGGAAGAAATAAAAAAATTATTCAGGAAGGAGGGGATCAACCAGTTGTCCTTTGAGCCCATTGTAGCGACCGGCAGCAATGCAGCCATGCCGCATCACGTACCCGATGACACCGTTCTCCGGGAAGGGGATACCGTAGTAATCGATATGGGTGGGATAAAAGATTACTATTGCTCGGATATAACCCGCACCATCGTTCTCGGAGAGGCAACCCCGGAAATAGAAAAGGTATATCAGGTAGTACAAAGGGCCCAGGAAGCAGCCGTCAAGGCCATCAAGCCAGGTCTGGCCATGCAGGACATTGATCAAGTGGCCAGAGGAATTATTACCGAAGCGGGGTACGGAGAGTATTTTACTCACCGAACCGGGCACGGCCTGGGTATTGAAGTCCACGAAGAGCCCTACCTGTCACCAGGTAACCGGCAAATCTTAAAAGAAGGTATGGTAGTCAGCGTGGAGCCTGGAATTTACCTGCCCGGCAAATTCGGTGTCAGGATCGAAGATATCGTGGTAGTGACTGCTGATGGTGCTGAAAGGATGAACCATTATCCACGACATTTAATTTGTAAAGAAACAACAGATGCAAGGAAATAA
- a CDS encoding sulfite exporter TauE/SafE family protein codes for MAGEAVNLAGQVMTFINLDPKTALCVAGLGFMGGVLSGFLGSGGAFVMTPGMMALGVPGIAAVSTNLAHKFGKAIVGARKHAKMGNVDAKLGIFMVIFLLLGVNMAVYLQKAIFDSMGKAGSNLYISIVFVVLLSGLSAFILRDIFRNKSGQSAKVSGGTVLADKIAKINLPPMIYFKVANRRVSLWFVALVAMATGWLAGTVGVGGFIGVPAMIYLLGIPTMVAAGTELFLAIFSGASGAFQYALNGFVDIRLVLLLYLGSLLGLHLGANATKMVSEMQVKFVMAIVIGLSAVSRAFAIPKYMVDLKMLNLSDGLAGVLDLLATVTLYGGAMLGVVLIINYIMRYVRERKQSASYAQSSGQ; via the coding sequence ATGGCCGGTGAAGCAGTTAATTTAGCAGGACAGGTAATGACTTTTATCAACCTTGACCCCAAAACCGCACTTTGTGTGGCAGGCCTTGGTTTTATGGGTGGAGTATTAAGTGGATTTTTGGGCAGCGGGGGAGCCTTCGTCATGACCCCCGGTATGATGGCCCTGGGAGTTCCGGGGATTGCTGCCGTTAGTACCAACTTGGCGCACAAATTTGGTAAAGCCATAGTAGGGGCCAGAAAGCATGCCAAGATGGGTAATGTTGATGCTAAACTGGGTATCTTTATGGTTATCTTCCTCTTACTAGGGGTAAATATGGCTGTTTACTTGCAAAAGGCCATCTTTGACAGTATGGGTAAGGCAGGGTCAAACCTTTATATAAGCATAGTATTTGTGGTTCTGCTGTCGGGGTTATCGGCATTTATCTTAAGGGATATCTTCAGAAATAAATCAGGACAATCGGCAAAAGTGTCTGGCGGTACTGTCCTGGCGGATAAAATTGCCAAGATAAATCTTCCTCCGATGATTTATTTCAAGGTAGCTAATCGTCGTGTTTCTCTGTGGTTCGTGGCCCTGGTTGCTATGGCCACCGGTTGGTTAGCCGGCACAGTAGGGGTAGGCGGTTTTATAGGTGTGCCGGCCATGATTTACTTACTGGGTATTCCCACTATGGTAGCTGCCGGTACCGAGTTATTCTTAGCCATATTTTCCGGGGCTTCCGGTGCTTTTCAATATGCACTCAATGGTTTTGTAGATATTCGTCTGGTGCTTTTACTTTATCTTGGTTCCCTGCTTGGTTTGCATTTGGGGGCCAATGCTACTAAAATGGTTAGCGAGATGCAAGTAAAGTTTGTTATGGCCATTGTAATTGGTCTTTCCGCTGTCAGTCGGGCTTTTGCTATTCCTAAATATATGGTAGACTTAAAGATGCTAAATCTTTCCGACGGGTTAGCCGGGGTCTTAGATTTACTGGCCACCGTTACCCTCTATGGTGGGGCTATGCTTGGGGTAGTACTGATCATTAATTATATTATGAGATATGTGCGAGAGCGTAAGCAGTCCGCAAGCTATGCCCAAAGTTCCGGTCAGTAA
- a CDS encoding purine-cytosine permease family protein: MEENVLNKSIEKDEALSAIPLSERQHWLTPAMIFGGLEFTIPVLMVGAMLTASFGLTSIFWILAIALFVFQWVGNAICGYIGAKTGLSSSVIARTGFGSTQAKVIVALTIFVVSTCWWALQTAVASNAISAMVGIDYKTQWFTWAIVTVVIGLIFALPSIIGYSSMKWTDYLAVPSGLLLIVAGIYLSLKNTGWETIVSWSPKPTMTFLAAVSLIIGVNVSQWVISADYTRYAKPNVKDNILIPLGIIGVGFPLFYVGAIMSVGVGSADIVQVMVKLGFPFWGFLILWLATWTSQLVNNYSMGLALANLLNVNSGKGRALLTFLGTLLAIGIALAGILDYFMDFLYMTALIYPAIAGVIFVDFFFLRNQQWVDNPGWNWMATIALVVGTLFGYYTQYVNPFGLPAVQSLIVTGVTYYVCMRMKARIVPDRFTPDQWKESGYSAGSSESV; this comes from the coding sequence GTGGAAGAGAATGTATTAAACAAATCGATAGAGAAGGACGAAGCGTTATCAGCCATACCGTTGTCCGAAAGACAACACTGGTTGACTCCGGCCATGATTTTCGGAGGTCTGGAATTTACCATTCCGGTACTGATGGTGGGTGCTATGTTAACCGCCAGCTTCGGGTTAACATCAATTTTCTGGATTTTGGCTATCGCGTTATTTGTCTTTCAATGGGTTGGTAATGCCATTTGTGGGTATATTGGCGCCAAAACAGGTTTGTCCTCCTCGGTTATCGCCCGCACCGGTTTTGGCTCCACCCAGGCCAAAGTAATTGTAGCCTTAACCATCTTCGTTGTATCTACCTGTTGGTGGGCGCTGCAGACCGCGGTTGCCAGTAATGCCATTTCAGCTATGGTGGGTATCGATTATAAAACCCAATGGTTTACCTGGGCAATCGTTACAGTGGTAATTGGCCTGATATTTGCTTTACCTTCTATCATCGGTTACTCATCTATGAAGTGGACCGATTATTTGGCAGTACCATCGGGATTATTACTTATTGTAGCAGGCATTTATCTGTCGTTAAAAAATACCGGATGGGAAACCATCGTATCCTGGTCTCCCAAGCCTACCATGACCTTTTTAGCGGCTGTTAGTTTAATTATTGGGGTGAATGTTTCTCAATGGGTGATTTCAGCGGACTATACCCGTTACGCTAAACCCAATGTAAAAGATAACATCTTAATCCCCCTTGGTATTATTGGTGTCGGTTTTCCCTTGTTTTATGTAGGGGCCATCATGTCTGTAGGTGTTGGAAGTGCCGATATTGTTCAGGTCATGGTGAAACTTGGTTTTCCTTTCTGGGGTTTTTTAATCCTGTGGTTAGCTACCTGGACCAGCCAGTTAGTTAATAACTATAGTATGGGTTTAGCTCTAGCTAATTTGCTAAATGTAAACTCCGGCAAGGGGCGGGCCTTATTAACCTTCCTTGGGACACTGTTGGCTATTGGAATTGCTCTGGCTGGCATTCTGGACTACTTTATGGATTTTCTCTATATGACAGCTTTGATCTACCCGGCCATTGCGGGAGTTATATTTGTGGATTTCTTTTTCTTACGAAACCAACAATGGGTGGATAACCCGGGCTGGAACTGGATGGCTACCATTGCCTTAGTTGTAGGAACACTCTTCGGCTACTATACACAATACGTAAATCCATTTGGTCTGCCGGCTGTACAGTCACTGATTGTTACGGGTGTTACCTATTACGTATGTATGAGAATGAAAGCCAGGATTGTACCGGATCGTTTTACACCAGATCAGTGGAAGGAATCCGGATACTCAGCAGGGTCTTCGGAAAGCGTATAG
- a CDS encoding M48 family metallopeptidase encodes MNKWGSITLGGQVISYLIKESKRAKNLNIKVNAVNGLEVVVPCDYPLNKVEPLLKTKEKWILEKMAVMSARGRLKPLFSEPTVLFLGKPYRLVTVFQQGQPSLELLGDKIIVILPQTRESEVKKVLEQWLRYQARCIITQRLDLIKKKLNLEYNKVFIKDQKTRWGSCSSQGNLNFNYRLVMAPLPVIDYLVTHELAHLAEMNHSKRFWSLVERVCPEYKKHRQWLKEHGSELTL; translated from the coding sequence ATGAATAAGTGGGGTTCCATTACACTGGGCGGGCAAGTTATTTCGTATTTAATTAAAGAAAGTAAAAGAGCTAAAAACCTGAACATAAAAGTTAACGCAGTAAATGGTTTAGAAGTAGTGGTTCCCTGTGATTACCCCTTAAATAAAGTGGAACCGTTACTTAAGACAAAGGAAAAATGGATTCTGGAGAAAATGGCGGTCATGTCCGCCAGGGGTAGATTAAAACCCCTTTTCTCGGAACCTACGGTGCTTTTTTTGGGTAAGCCGTACCGGCTGGTGACCGTATTTCAACAAGGACAACCTTCACTGGAACTTCTGGGGGACAAAATCATTGTGATATTGCCCCAAACCAGGGAGTCAGAGGTCAAAAAAGTGCTGGAACAGTGGTTAAGGTACCAGGCCAGATGTATTATTACCCAACGGTTGGATTTGATCAAGAAAAAACTAAACCTGGAGTACAATAAGGTTTTTATTAAAGATCAAAAAACACGATGGGGCAGTTGCTCCAGTCAGGGTAACCTGAATTTCAACTATCGTCTGGTGATGGCACCGCTGCCGGTAATAGATTACTTGGTGACCCACGAACTGGCCCACCTGGCGGAGATGAATCATTCCAAGCGATTCTGGTCCCTGGTGGAAAGGGTTTGCCCGGAATATAAGAAGCACCGGCAATGGCTTAAGGAGCACGGGTCGGAACTTACATTATAA
- a CDS encoding sigma-54-dependent transcriptional regulator, with amino-acid sequence MIPRVLVIDDEERMCWALERALSHEGYQVITTTRGVQGVSLAQEMDPSIVVLDLKMPDLDGIEVLRKIKDFNPNIPVIMITAHGTIETAIEAMKIGATDYITKPFKLEELKVVIKQALHVNQLENQVEFYRKELSKKYGKMIGQSDCMKEVSLLIRQVAKTNATVLITGESGTGKEVAAVEIHQNSNRADKPFVAVNCAALPEQLLESELFGHEKGAFTGALHKKKGRFEIADKGTIFLDEIGEMPISMQVKLLRVLQERSFERLGGTETITVDVRIIAATNSDLAAAIAKGTFREDLYYRLNVMRINLPPLRERKEDIPLLVNHFLSKFDPSHSKKISSDAMKILSRYNWPGNIRELQNVIERALIVCQGTEIQPVHLPRELLDSVEENQLPVLNLPENGFSLEELEKQLIIKALEKHNFNQTRAAQFLGISRATLLYRMQKYGIKS; translated from the coding sequence TTGATACCGCGCGTATTAGTGATTGATGATGAAGAAAGAATGTGTTGGGCCCTGGAGCGGGCTTTAAGTCATGAAGGCTATCAGGTGATCACCACCACCAGGGGGGTACAGGGTGTCAGTCTGGCCCAGGAAATGGATCCATCCATCGTGGTGTTGGACTTAAAAATGCCCGACCTGGACGGTATCGAGGTGCTACGCAAAATTAAAGATTTTAACCCTAACATCCCCGTGATTATGATTACCGCCCACGGTACCATTGAAACTGCCATCGAAGCAATGAAAATCGGCGCCACCGACTACATTACCAAGCCCTTTAAACTGGAAGAGTTAAAGGTTGTTATCAAGCAGGCTCTTCACGTAAACCAACTGGAAAACCAGGTGGAATTTTATCGTAAGGAACTGAGTAAAAAGTATGGTAAAATGATTGGCCAAAGCGACTGCATGAAAGAGGTTTCTTTACTTATCCGGCAGGTGGCCAAGACTAACGCCACCGTACTGATTACCGGCGAGAGCGGCACCGGGAAAGAGGTGGCCGCTGTGGAAATACATCAAAACAGCAACAGGGCGGATAAACCTTTTGTAGCGGTAAACTGCGCTGCCCTACCGGAGCAGTTACTGGAAAGCGAATTGTTTGGCCATGAAAAAGGAGCCTTCACAGGTGCCTTGCACAAAAAGAAGGGGCGCTTTGAAATTGCTGATAAGGGCACCATTTTTTTAGATGAAATTGGTGAGATGCCCATCAGCATGCAAGTTAAATTGCTGCGGGTTTTACAGGAGCGCTCCTTTGAAAGACTGGGCGGCACCGAAACCATAACAGTGGATGTTAGGATTATCGCCGCCACCAATTCCGATCTGGCTGCCGCCATTGCCAAAGGAACCTTTCGGGAAGATTTGTACTACCGACTAAATGTAATGCGGATCAATTTACCCCCCCTGCGGGAGCGTAAAGAAGACATTCCTTTACTGGTAAATCATTTTTTGAGTAAGTTTGACCCTTCTCACAGTAAAAAAATCTCATCGGACGCCATGAAAATTCTTTCGCGTTATAACTGGCCAGGGAATATCAGGGAGCTACAAAATGTCATCGAAAGGGCCCTGATTGTTTGTCAGGGTACCGAAATCCAACCGGTTCACTTACCCCGGGAACTGTTAGACAGCGTGGAGGAAAATCAGCTGCCCGTTTTAAATCTGCCGGAAAACGGGTTCTCACTGGAGGAATTGGAAAAGCAGCTTATTATTAAGGCCCTGGAAAAGCATAACTTTAATCAAACCAGAGCGGCCCAGTTTTTGGGTATCTCCCGGGCTACATTACTGTACAGAATGCAAAAGTATGGTATAAAATCTTAG
- a CDS encoding HPP family protein, whose protein sequence is MPKDLLARDIMVPIADYSTVHEDDSLRQAIYTLRTSFQRDRSGAFHGHRALLVLDNTGNISGIITLLDLLKAVELNEHFNDPWIKAASWSWYFINRVREVEGIKVKEFMRPIFLVTVNSDQPVQVAIKKMLAQEENLIAVLEKKLPVGLIRTVDIFWALSKLL, encoded by the coding sequence ATGCCCAAAGATTTGCTGGCCCGGGATATTATGGTTCCCATTGCCGATTACTCCACCGTTCATGAAGACGATTCCCTGCGCCAGGCCATTTACACATTGCGCACATCATTTCAAAGAGACCGTTCCGGTGCCTTTCACGGTCACCGGGCACTATTGGTGCTGGACAATACGGGTAACATCTCAGGCATTATCACGCTGCTGGATTTACTTAAAGCTGTTGAGCTAAATGAGCATTTTAATGACCCGTGGATTAAAGCTGCATCCTGGAGTTGGTACTTTATCAACCGGGTCCGGGAAGTTGAGGGAATTAAGGTTAAGGAGTTTATGCGCCCGATTTTTCTTGTTACCGTAAACTCCGATCAACCGGTGCAAGTGGCCATTAAAAAGATGCTGGCTCAGGAGGAAAACCTAATTGCCGTTTTGGAAAAAAAACTCCCGGTAGGTTTAATTAGAACTGTTGACATCTTTTGGGCCCTGAGCAAGTTACTCTAG
- a CDS encoding Na/Pi cotransporter family protein gives MVWESAVLSMIGGMGLLLYGMSLLSDGLQKIAGKRLREALTSLTKKRLVALGLGTLITVLFQSSTATTVILVSLTSAQIITLRQTLAVILGADIGTTITAQLIALKVTEISLPVVGLGAVITFYAKTHRYKRIGQVLIGFGLLFLGLKIMADTMYPLKNDPMFAKILLHLSGSPVLALGVAAIFTFLVASSAATIGIIMLLAMQHLITLEPAIYMLFGANIGTAFTAVLSSLGSSRESQRVATAHLLFKVAGVLLFIPFVSPLAKIISSLIPSPGFRVANMHTFFNVAIATLFLPFINQFARLLELIVPEKKDINGEIRPKYLDETLFSTPELAIGMAAKEIMHVSDHVMDMAKPIYSLLKTYDPDLAENVKKKENDIDILVNATNKYLTRLLRQQLTRDEFNKAMGLIHIIRDYEYIGDVIEKNILYKAEGKYANNVDFSAEGHKDIITMHNKVIELLHVVNTAFATNSCMLAEKAKSLQEDIVDLEFRLRMSHIARLQKGAKETENTTFIHMDVINAYLRISEHLRNIAMALTDEVSCTWHDEALILTPPSEVRQQE, from the coding sequence ATGGTATGGGAGTCTGCAGTTTTAAGTATGATTGGCGGCATGGGACTGCTGTTATATGGCATGAGTTTACTCAGTGACGGTTTGCAAAAGATTGCCGGTAAGAGACTCCGGGAAGCATTAACCTCATTAACAAAAAAACGGTTAGTGGCTTTAGGACTGGGTACCTTGATAACTGTTTTATTTCAAAGCAGTACGGCCACCACGGTTATTTTGGTAAGCTTAACCAGTGCTCAGATAATTACCTTGCGACAAACTTTAGCGGTGATTTTGGGGGCTGATATTGGCACCACCATTACCGCCCAACTTATTGCGCTTAAAGTCACGGAAATCTCACTGCCGGTGGTAGGCCTGGGAGCCGTGATTACTTTTTATGCCAAAACACATCGGTATAAACGTATTGGTCAAGTATTGATTGGTTTTGGACTGCTGTTTCTGGGTCTTAAAATTATGGCAGATACCATGTACCCGTTAAAAAATGACCCCATGTTTGCCAAAATTTTATTACACCTAAGTGGAAGTCCCGTGTTAGCCCTGGGCGTTGCAGCCATTTTTACCTTCCTGGTGGCCAGCAGCGCAGCCACCATCGGTATTATTATGCTCTTGGCCATGCAACATTTAATTACCCTAGAACCGGCCATTTACATGCTTTTCGGAGCCAACATAGGTACTGCTTTTACCGCGGTTTTATCCAGCCTTGGTTCTTCCCGGGAATCCCAAAGGGTAGCCACTGCTCACCTGCTGTTTAAGGTAGCCGGGGTATTGTTGTTTATCCCCTTTGTCAGCCCCCTGGCGAAAATAATATCTTCACTGATACCTTCGCCGGGTTTCCGGGTGGCCAATATGCATACCTTTTTCAATGTTGCCATTGCTACATTGTTTTTGCCTTTTATTAACCAATTTGCCCGTTTACTGGAATTAATCGTGCCGGAGAAAAAGGACATCAATGGAGAGATTCGTCCCAAGTATTTGGATGAAACCTTGTTCTCCACTCCGGAGCTGGCCATTGGCATGGCCGCCAAAGAGATTATGCATGTTTCCGACCATGTAATGGATATGGCTAAACCAATTTACAGCCTGTTAAAAACCTACGATCCCGATTTAGCCGAAAACGTAAAGAAGAAGGAAAATGATATTGATATACTGGTTAATGCCACCAACAAATATTTAACCCGGCTGTTAAGGCAACAGCTTACCAGGGATGAATTTAATAAAGCTATGGGACTGATTCATATCATTCGAGATTACGAATACATTGGCGATGTCATTGAAAAAAATATCTTGTATAAAGCCGAAGGCAAATATGCCAATAACGTTGATTTTTCCGCCGAAGGTCATAAAGATATCATTACCATGCATAACAAAGTCATTGAGTTACTGCATGTAGTTAACACAGCCTTTGCCACCAACAGTTGTATGCTGGCAGAAAAAGCCAAATCCTTGCAGGAGGATATTGTTGATCTGGAGTTTCGCTTGAGAATGAGCCACATTGCCAGGTTGCAGAAAGGGGCTAAGGAAACTGAAAACACTACATTTATTCATATGGATGTAATTAACGCCTATTTACGCATTAGTGAACACTTAAGGAATATTGCTATGGCTCTAACAGATGAGGTTTCCTGTACATGGCATGATGAAGCCTTAATTTTAACCCCGCCCTCCGAAGTAAGGCAACAGGAATAA